The following nucleotide sequence is from Clostridia bacterium.
GGGGGACAAACACGGCGTTGAGCCCCGCGGCAATCGCAGGATTGATATCCGATCTCGGGCTGTTGCCGACCATCCACGTGGTATCACGCGCCAAATCGTATTTCTCCACGATCGAGCAATAAGTAGCCGCGTCCTTCTCGGCTACAATCTCCACCGCTGCGAAATGTTCCTTCAGCCCGGAACGATCGAGCTTTCCGCTCTGCTCGGTGACATTGCCCTTCGTCATCACAATCAGGTGATGGCGGGGCTGGAGGTACGCGAGCGTCTCTTGTACGCCGGCGATGATTTCGACCGGATGCTCTGCAATGGCGTGCGCAAAGCCGTGGATGCTCTCGTGCAGCGCTGGCGTGATCGGCTCGACCGACAGCTTCTCAAAGGTCTCCACCAGTGCATGTGCGAAGGAGTGCAGGCCGTAACCGTGCTTCAGGATGTTGCCGCGCTCCACCTCGTTCAGCACCTCGCGCACCTGCAGTGGCGTGAGTTCCTTGTGCTGAAGGAACGAGATGAAGTGCGCGATGGCGCGCTCGAAATAAATATTGTTCTCCCACAGCGTGTCATCGGCGTCGATGAGCAGCGTCTGAGGCGTGCGATTCCATGTAGTCTTCATTCGACTCCAGAATACAGAATGACGGCGCGAACTCGAATAGCCGGATTGTGAAAACCTGCATGGCGTTCTCCAATGTACAATTTTGCTTTCCGAACCAGTTCTTCCTTTGCTATGAAACGAATCGCAGTCGCGCTCGCCATCGTTGCAGTCATTGCTTCTTTCTCGACCACCTCCTCTGCCCAGCGAAAGCAAGGCCGTGCACGAAAGTATCCCATCGGCGGATCGTACCCTAGCGGCGCCAAGTTGAAAGTGGCGCGGGATCTCGATCAACGGCTGGCCAGGTTCAAACCGGTCACGATGCCTTTCAATGAAAAGGCACTCTCGGCAAAAGAGGGCCGCTTGGTCCGCAAACTCGTGGAAGCAGCGCGCTACCTCGACTACATCTTCTGGCGCCAGAACGATCCGGAAGCGTTGACGCTTTATCAGCAGTTAGTAGGGGGCAAGGACCCGCGTGATCGCAAGCTGCAGCGAATGTTGTTCATCAACGCCAGCCGATTCGATTTCATCGATGGGAACAAGCCTTTCGTTGGCACCAGTCCCATGCCTCCCGGACGCGGCTTGTATCCACACGGAGTCACGCGAGAGCAGATCGAGAAGTACGTCCAGGAGCACCCGGAAAAAAAAGCTGAAATCTACAGTTCTTACACCGTGCTACGCCGGAACGGGGATAACCTGGAGGGCTTGCGGTACCACATTGCGTACCGCGCCTTCCTGCAACCGGCGGCGAAGGCGCTGCGTGAAGCCGCCGCGCTCAGTGAAGACAAAGCGTTCGCGGAGTTCCTGCACAAGCGCGCCGACGCGCTGCTCACCGACGACTACTTCCCTAGCGATCTGCTGTGGCTGGACTTGCAGAATCCCAAGTTCGACATCATCTTCGCTCCTTACGAGAGCTATATCGACGAAGTGCTCGGCACGAAGACCTCTTACGGTGCCGCCGTCCTCATACGCAATGAGGCTGAGAGCAAGAAACTCGCTGTGTTTCAGAAGTACGTTCCGGAGATTCAGGAGTCTCTCCCGCTTGCGGCTGAGGACAAGCCCTCCAAGCGCGGGCAGACTTCGCCGATGGAAGTGATGGATGTCCCCTACTGGTCGGGAGACTTTCTGCACGGCTACCAGGCCGTTGCCGACAATCTGCCGAACGATCCGCGCATTCACCAGCAGAAGGGGACAAAGAAGATTTTCTTCAGGAACTTCATGGATGCACGCGTGAACGACATCATCATGCCGCTGGCGCGACGGCTGATGCGTCCCGACCAGGCGGCGCGCGCCTCGGCAGACGGCTATCTCACGATCGTGATGATGCACGAGATTTCGCATGGGATCGGGCCGGTGTTCTCGCGCACGCCGGCCGGCAAGCAGGAAATACGCGAGGCTGTCGGGCCTGTCTATAGCGCCTTGGAAGAGGCGAAAGCCGACGTAGTGGGCATGGTGGGCACCAGGTGGCTCGTTGACCACGGCTATCTGCCGCAAACCCGCATGGAGGAGTATTACGCCTCCTACGTCGCCGGCATCTTCCGCACGGTGCGCTTTGGTACGGCCGAAGCTCACGGGCACGCCGAAATGATGGAGTTTAACTACCTGCTTGAGCAAGGCGCTATCCGCCTTGAGCCCGCTTCTACGCCCGCTCGCGCCGGTTCTAAGGGCAAACGCACAGCCGCTCCGGCCCGCTATGTCATCGACTTCACCAGGATGCCCACGGCGCTTGCCTCGCTCGCCAAAGAACTCCTGGAGACCGAGGCCACCGGCGATCGCGAAAGAGCAGAGAGATGGTTTGCAAAGTACGATAAGATGCCAGCCGAACTTCGCACCGCCCTCCAGGCGGTTCGCGATGTCCCGGTGGACATGTACCCCGTCTTCTCGTTCCCGGAAATCGTGCAGTAGAGGAGCAGCCAATGTCTGAGGTTGATCGCCGCAAGTTTGAACGCGTCACACTGCCGGAGTCCGCCAAGGTCTTCGCCGAGGATGAACGCGGAAACTCCTTGGGCCCGGTGCGCATACTAGGTCGTGGCGGCATGCTCGTGGATACGCGCGCTGCCCTTGCCTCCGGTTCGCACGGCGCCTTCTACATCGT
It contains:
- a CDS encoding HAD family hydrolase — encoded protein: MKTTWNRTPQTLLIDADDTLWENNIYFERAIAHFISFLQHKELTPLQVREVLNEVERGNILKHGYGLHSFAHALVETFEKLSVEPITPALHESIHGFAHAIAEHPVEIIAGVQETLAYLQPRHHLIVMTKGNVTEQSGKLDRSGLKEHFAAVEIVAEKDAATYCSIVEKYDLARDTTWMVGNSPRSDINPAIAAGLNAVFVPHDNTWILEHEDVAEAAGDRVLLRVEKFRELQNFF
- a CDS encoding Zn-dependent hydrolase gives rise to the protein MKRIAVALAIVAVIASFSTTSSAQRKQGRARKYPIGGSYPSGAKLKVARDLDQRLARFKPVTMPFNEKALSAKEGRLVRKLVEAARYLDYIFWRQNDPEALTLYQQLVGGKDPRDRKLQRMLFINASRFDFIDGNKPFVGTSPMPPGRGLYPHGVTREQIEKYVQEHPEKKAEIYSSYTVLRRNGDNLEGLRYHIAYRAFLQPAAKALREAAALSEDKAFAEFLHKRADALLTDDYFPSDLLWLDLQNPKFDIIFAPYESYIDEVLGTKTSYGAAVLIRNEAESKKLAVFQKYVPEIQESLPLAAEDKPSKRGQTSPMEVMDVPYWSGDFLHGYQAVADNLPNDPRIHQQKGTKKIFFRNFMDARVNDIIMPLARRLMRPDQAARASADGYLTIVMMHEISHGIGPVFSRTPAGKQEIREAVGPVYSALEEAKADVVGMVGTRWLVDHGYLPQTRMEEYYASYVAGIFRTVRFGTAEAHGHAEMMEFNYLLEQGAIRLEPASTPARAGSKGKRTAAPARYVIDFTRMPTALASLAKELLETEATGDRERAERWFAKYDKMPAELRTALQAVRDVPVDMYPVFSFPEIVQ
- a CDS encoding PilZ domain-containing protein codes for the protein MSEVDRRKFERVTLPESAKVFAEDERGNSLGPVRILGRGGMLVDTRAALASGSHGAFYIVDDSEAIRREVHAVVRYVVSDGIGLEFEDLDPDAAVEIGVIIGKHYSAAHAR